The Pyrus communis chromosome 2, drPyrComm1.1, whole genome shotgun sequence genome includes a window with the following:
- the LOC137726841 gene encoding clathrin light chain 1-like, with protein sequence MASFDAFSVDGDDLHAPNSQFDQDDVVVESYADYGSYTDHGPAAAAAPDSPDVFGFDGPSANYSHSTPFDSVPVENGNGNGYGVGENGIDDGVFTSDGPVLPEPSEFVEEGSALREWRRQNAILLEEKEKREKELRNQIIEEAEEFKRAFYEKRKLNVETNKVQNREKEKLFLVNQENFHKNADKQSWKAIAELIPHEVPNIEKRRGKKDQEKKPGIQVIQGPKPGKPTDLSRLRQIHVKLKHKTPPHMIPPPPAPAKDAKDAKDGKAPAKDAKNVKDAAPKANATAEAEVPASEAKDATSNGSSNAPEQAAPAPAEELAA encoded by the exons ATGGCTTCCTTCGACGCTTTCAGCGTGGACGGCGACGATCTTCATGCCCCTAACAGCCAATTTGACCAGGACGACGTCGTCGTCGAGAGCTACGCCGACTACGGCTCCTACACCGACCACGGCCCCGCCGCTGCCGCCGCCCCTGACTCCCCGGATGTTTTCGGATTCGACGGTCCCAGCGCCAACTACTCCCACTCCACTCCCTTCGATTCAGTTCCAGTTGAGAACGGCAACGGAAATGGCTACGGCGTTGGCGAGAACGGAATCGATGATGGCGTCTTCACATCCGACGGTCCCGTGCTCCCGGAACCTAGCGAGTTTGTCGAGGAAGGTTCCGCTCTTCGTGAGTGGCGGCG TCAAAATGCCATCCTGCttgaggagaaggagaagagggagAAAGAACTGAGGAACCAAATTATTGAAGAGGCTGAGGAGTTCAAGCGTGCATTCTACGAGAAGAGGAAGCTTAACGTTGAGACCAACAAGGTCCAGaacagagaaaaggaaaag TTGTTCTTGGTTAATCAAGAGAATTTCCATAAAAACGCTGACAAGCAAAGTTGGAAAGCAATCGCGGAGCTTATTCCGCACGAGGTTCCCAACATTGAGAAGAGGAGAGGCAAgaaggatcaagaaaagaaACCAGGGATCCAAGTCATTCAAGGCCCAAAGCCGGGAAAGCCCACCGATCTTTCAAGGCTGCGGCAAATACATGTGAAGCTGAAGCATAAAACTCCACCTCACATGATTCCACCCCCACCCGCTCCAGCCAAAGACGCCAAAGACGCCAAAGACGGTAAGGCTCCGGCCAAAGATGCCAAAAATGTAAAGGATGCAGCACCAAAAGCTAATGCGACTGCAGAAGCTGAGGTGCCTGCTTCAGAAGCCAAGGATGCCACCTCCAATGGTTCTTCAAACGCTCCCGAACAAGCCGCTCCTGCACCTGCCGAGGAACTCGCTGCTTAA